Genomic segment of Bacteroidota bacterium:
TCCAGCGAATGAACCAATTGAAATAATATATCAGAAAAACGGTTGGACATAATTAAAAAAACGGGCCGAAACCCTTGACTGCTAATGGTTTTACAAATTTACTCCCTGTTTGGCATAATTAAACAAACAGAAGGATGTTTTGAATCAATAGAGGCTGCCGGGTACATTTGTACTGCGCCTTTGAGATCATATAGCAGCAATCGTTGAGGAGTAGCAATCATCAGAGGCCCGAAACAGAAAGAAACGCTTTTTAAAAGCACTTCATAAGAATTTCATATGGCAAGCAATCGTTAGAGGTCAGTCCGTTTCTACGGAAGGGCCTTTTTTCTTGTCCGCAAGATATGTCGGTTTATCTGTTTTAGCAAAAACAGGGTTCTGTTTCCTAATCACCTTATTGCAGGAGTAAATAAAATATTTCACGCAGAAACACAGAGACTACTGAGATTTATTTTCATGTCTTTATCCCAAGTCTCTGTGTGACAAAAAAACTATTCATCCTTCATTGCATTCCCTTTTTTATCAATGCTGCTCCATTTACCTTCTTTCATTACCTGGGCTTTACTATCTGCAAACTCCATAGCAAAACTGTAAGCAAAAGGAATTACAATAGCACCAGTTTTATCAATATAGCCCCATCTTGCTTTTGCATTACTTACTGCAGCCAATCCTTCTTTAAAGTGAGATGCATTGTTATACTGGATATCAATTACCAGTTTGCCAGTTTCATCTACAAAACCACATTTTTCATTCAGGGTTACTTTTGCCATGCCTTCGCTGAAAGAAGAAGCATCAGTGAATTGTAACTTCAACAGTTCTTTGCCAGTGCTGTCGATATAGCCCCATTTATTACCGATCATTACAGCAGCTTTGCCTTCAGAAAAGGCTAAGGCTTCATCATATATAAGCGGAACCACAAGCTTACCTTCTTCCGTTACAAAACCATGCTTACCATTTTTCTCTACCTTGGCAAGTCCACAGGTGCAGGCATCTACATTATCATATTCTTTTTCCCATTTAGCCGCTTTAAAACCAGTTTGCTGACTGTTCATTGATAATGAGAACAGCAGAACTGTGCTCATTAATAAATACTTTTTCATGATCATCTGTTTTAAGATGAAAAAATTAATTTACCAGTGTTAAGGTAGTCATGCAACAAGAAGAGGGTTATGACCACAGGCAGCAGGCGGGATGATTTTGATGCAGGGGAAACTTATTCAATTATAAACCCCGGGTTAAACGGGGTCTGCTCACAACTTTTTTTGAGGCAATAATTGCATTGCCAGCATATTACCAATCTCTTTTGCAGTTCGTTCCAGGTTATGTTTTGTATTCATCATTGCTTTGGCAAGATCAACGGGTTCATTGTTGATAGATAACAGCACATCAAAATATTGCTGCAGCTGCGGAGATTTTTCCAAAGGAACTTTCCCAGCTAATCCAATTACAGGAATTCCTTTTTGCTTTGCCATTTTTGCAACACCAAAAGGGCCCTTACCTTGTAAGGTTTGTATATCAATACTTCCTTCACCGGTAATAACGAGATCAACATTCTTCAACGCATTTTCAAAACCGGTAATGGATAAAAAATTTTCAATACCATTTACCAGTTCAGCATTCAGCATTGCAGATAATGATGCAGCAACGCCACCGGCAGCGCCACCATGTTTCAGCGTTGATATATCCCTGCCTGTTTGCTGCATTACGATGTCACGCAACCTTGTCAATGCAACTTCGAGTTTTATAATGTCAGCAAGCCCGGCACCTTTTTGCGGACCGAAAACATTTGCAGCGCCTTCTTTTCCGAGTAAAATATTTTCTACATCACACAATACAACCAGCTTGCAGTTAAGAACTCTTTTATCCAAACCAGAAAGATCAATTGTTTCCAGTTCATTCATTCTTTCAGGAAGATTGTTCAGTTCATCTCCATATTTATTTAAAAAACGAATACCTAGTGCTTGTAATATTCCTGCAGCACCATCAACTGTAGCACTGCCACCGATACATAAAATAATTTTATTGACTTTTTTATCCAATGCATGTTTGAGTAACTCTCCGGTACCAAATGATGTTGCATGCAGCGGATCATATTCTTCCGGTTTCAATAAACGCAGGCCTGATGCATTAGCCATTTCAATCACGGCCGTTTTATAATTATCTATCAAACCATATTCGGCATTTATTTTTCTGCCGAACGGATCATTCACTCCAGCATTGAACACAGCTCCTTTACAATGCTGAATGATCAATTCTGCGGTGCCATCACCACCATCCCCAACAGGAAAACAAATGCATTCACAGCTAAGATCACTTTGCAGCAAACCTTCTTTGATGGCTGTTGCAGCGTCTGCCGCCGATAAACTGTTTTTAAAAGCATTGGGTGCAATGAGTACCTGCATTCTATTATAATAAAAACAATGATAAAATATAAATGACCAGCAGTGTTACTAATCCCATCCAGATCGTAGCAACAGAATAAACTTTTAGCATCGGTTTCATATCCAATCCTGAAAATTTTGATATCACCCAGAAATACGCATCATTGGCATGAGAGATCATCATAGAGCCTGCGCCCATGGATAATACACAAAGCAGTTTACCTGTTTCTGTATCCAGGCCAAGTGCTGGCAATAAAGGCTGAATGATAGAAGCTGCCGTAATAATTGCAACAGTTGATGAACCTTGTGCGGTCTTCAACATAAACGTAAGCAGGAAGGGAAAAAAAATTCCCATACTGCCGAGGTTCAGCGATTGGCCGAAATGTTCACCAATTTTTGTTGCAGCCAGCACAGCGCCGAATGCGCCGCCTGCACCAATGATGACTAAAATTCCACCAGCTTTTTCTACACCTTCCTGTAATAATTTACTTACTGCTTGTTTTGTCCAGCTACGCACTGTTGCAAATACTAATAATATACCAACCGATAAAGCGATCACCGGTTCACCAAGTACAGCAAATATTCTTTGTAAAATATTTCCACTGTTTTTTTCCAGTGCAAAAAATGAATTAACTGCAATTAATAATACCGGAACGATCACTGGCAGAAAAGCCATGAATGGATTTGGCAATGCAGTGTGTGTAGTGATATGTTCTGCTTCTGCTGTCACATGGGGAACTTTTTTTCCTGCATAACGGGCCCACAAATAACCTGCGATCATACCAGGGATAGCAACAGCAATACCGATACTGATTAGTTTTCCGAAATTAACACCGATAGTAACAGCCGCAGCGGCAGCGCCGGGATGTGGCGGCAATAAACAATGCACCGCATATAAACCGGTGGCGAGTGATGTAGCCATGATAGCAACCGAAATACCGGTACGTTTTGCCAGCGATTGATTTAATCCACTCAAAACGATATAGCCTGAATCACAAAAAACAGGAAGACCTACAATAAAACCGGTGATGCTCATTGCCAACGGTGCTTTTTTTTCTCCTGTTTTTTTCAGAATATAATTTGCCATCACTTTAGTACAGCCGCTATGTTCCAGTAATACACCCAACGTAGTGCCGAGTACAATAATAAGCCCCAGCGATTGCATGATATGGCCAAAGCCGGATTTGATCGTACCGAGAATGGTTGCTATATCCATCTGCACACCCAGCCCAACCAAAAAGCAGGCAATGAGCAAAGCAAAAAAAGGATGCACCCGCCAGCGGGTAGTAAGCAGTATGATGACTACAATACCGGCTAATAAAAAGATCAATACCTGTGCAAATGAATTTGTCATCTGTAGTATGGCAAGAAGTCAAATAAAGATACCAAAGCAACGAATAATCTTTCTGAAGATAAAGAGTATTAAGAATTAAAATGCTTTTTATACAACTCAACCCGCTAAACCCTCGTTGGCGGAAATACTTTCAATATAAGCAATGACTTCGGGGCGGGTCTTGTTCATAATTTTTTCGAGCCGGATCAGCAATTCTTCTTCATGGCCCGGCTCATACATAAGGTCAGCATCAGTGAGGCGGAGATCATTTTCCTTCATTCTTTCTTTTACCTCTTCCCAGGGTGTCTGTAGTTTTATACTAATTGCGTTCATATGATTTTCGGGTAATAGTTCAAATAAGATACCAAAACAACAAGTTACCAGTTTGTTTCCTTTTCAACTGGCATAATTTTTTAATTACCAGAAATTGAAAAATAGTTCAATATGCCATCTTCCGTTGTTGCAGCAATGAAATACGATGCGAAAGCTTCCAAGCTTAGAGTAATTTATACTTCAGGCAATATCTACGATTATAAAGAAGTCTCCGAAAAGGTTTATAATGAAATGAAAAAAGCTTCTTCAAAAGGAGCGTTTCTAAATAAGCAGATCAAACCAAATTATGATTTTGAAAAAATAAAATAGGATATAAGCGCAACTTTTAAGAGTCATGACAGATTAAAGTTAATCCATCGATTTCCTGTTTTTTAATTGCTTTTTTGAGAGTTCAAATATTTATTTTTAAATTAGAGTTTATATTTTTTAAGGTTTAATGGTTAATGGTTTATTGTCCTCCAATTTCTATTGGGGGAATTTTTTTTAGAAGACTCGTCTAAAAAATGAAATTTTCAATTCGAAAACTTTAATCAATGCTTCCATAAGATTCATGAATGAGGACGGCCTCAGAAAAAATGGCGTTAAGAAATTTAGGAGTGAGGCGTTAAGCAGCGAAAAATTTTGAGTAGTGTTATGATGTACTTAATAAAATAAGTAGCCGGGAGATATTGAGCAGATCATAGTAAGACTTTTTTCGCTGTAGCCGAACGAATAAATTTTAGACATTTTTTCTGCAGCCTTGATTTTTTGGTTCTTTTGCATCAAGGCAAAAGAACATAAAGTAAAACTGATTTTCAGAGAATAAAAAAAGCGGTCGCAATTTGCGACCGCTTACGAAATCAAACATAGAAAAATTGAGTTGGTTTCAATTCGAAAACTTTAATCAATACTTTTTAGTGTAACATACTTCTGTAACTTATCATAGTTAAATCCCTTTGCCCTCATGTCTTTTATATATTCAGGTGTAACACCCAATGCTTTTACAGCAACGATATCATCGAGGCTAATATCCTTGAACCCTGCTGCTTCAAAACTCTTAATGTATTCAGGAGTGATGCCCTGTGCTTTAAGCGCAGTTACATTCTCAAGATCAGTCATCTTATAACCGGCGGTTTCAAAACTTTTTACATACTCAGGTGTAATACCCAATGCTTTGAAGGCAACAAGATCTTCTGGCTTTATATCCTTATATCCCATATCGGTAAAACTCTTCATGTATTCAGGTGTAACGTTCTGTGATTTCATGCCAACAAACTCTTCAGGGTTAATATCCTTATACCCTTTATCATACCAGCTCTTCACATACTCAGGTGTAACGCCTACTGCTTTAAAAGCTACTAATTCATCATGCGGCACATTCGTCATACCCACGGCTTTGAAAGAATTCACAAACTCAGGCGTAATGTTCATGGCTTTATAACTAACCATATCATCGGGGTCATCTTTACTCCCTTTATCTCCCTTCTCTCCTTTGTCACTTTTCATGTCACGTACAGATTTGATATAAGCTTTATCAATCCCCTGTGCTTTAAAACTTACCAGCTGGTCAGTGGAAATATCTTTATACTCACTGCGTATTTCTTTGATATATTTTTCATCAACACCCAATGCTTTCAATGGAACAAGGTCTTCAAGACTGATATCTTTAAATCCATTGTTGCGGATAGAAGAAATATAAGCCTTGTCAATACCCAATGCAGCAACAGGGATAAGGTCATCTTTTGTTACATCTTTATATCCTTCGCTGCGAAGCATTGTCAAAAATTCTTTTTTGATATTAATAAAGAAGAAAGCCATCTGGTCATCATCATCAAGCGTTTCTTTCAGTTCTTTATTCATGTAATCAACATAGGCTTTATTAGCAACGAACTTATAAGTACCCATGCCAGTGCTGCCTTCAAACTTACCGGTCATTTCCATTTTACCGGCTTCACGGGTAATATTAAATGTGCCCGATGTTCCTTTTGGCAATGTTCCCAGTTCGGATAATTTGAAAGTAGAACCGTTGAAAGAATGTCCCGATTTCAAATCCCAGTTTTCATTCTCCATCTTTTCATCGCTGAAGCGGATATTCACTTTGTCATCCTTGATCACAGCGAACCAATAACCCTGGGTTTCCATACCGTGATTTTTCGTTTCACCTTTCACGTTTGACTCCCGATAGTTATCGGGATCACTTTTTCCGTTTGACGTTTGGGCTTTCGCCACCGGCTCATTCAGCAGGCAGGCTAAAAAAGCGAATACAGGCAACAGGAAAAAATATTTCCAGGCCGTGTGCAGGTTTGATCTTTTTTTGTTCATCATGGCTATACGTGTTTTAAGAATTGACTGGTTATAATTTGTTGTAAGGCTCAGCGGTAAATGCGGTGCCGATACCTGAACAAGACTCAACTGGTAACGTTTCTTATCCAGCTTTTCCCGTTGCATCAGTTGATCATCGGTTAAAAACTCAAGATTGCTTTCGATCTCCCTGCGATAGATCCATGCAAATGGATTGAACCATTGAAAGATCAGCAGCAATTCGGCAACAACAATATCAATAGTATGTTTTTCACGAATATGAACTTTCTCATGCATCAAGATCTGGTTATAGGTTTCCCATTCATACTTTGACGGGTTGATAAAAATAGTATTGCCAAAAGAGCAGGGAGCTTTATCACCGCTTACTTCTACTATGCGGTAAGGACCATCAATGATAACCGGGTTGCGATAGGCACGCCAGAGCAATAACACTAACTGGAAAATAAAACTGGCAGCAAAAACAATTACGCCAAACCAATAGATCCAGAACAACCAGCCCATTAGCTTGTCAATGGTGAATGGTGAATGGGCAATTGCTGTTTCTTTTGAGGTCGCTGAAGGTTTATCGTTATTAACTATCGGTAGTGTATTAACAGTTGGTTGCTGGCTATTTTTTGCAGGTTGCCCATTGTCTATTGACTGTTGTTCATTCACCATTGACAATTCACCATTCACACCATTCACTCTATTCACCTTACGCAACGAAAACCCCGCAGGCACCTGCAGCAACGGCAATGCAAAAGCGATCCCAAGGCAAATGATCAGCATGTAGCGGTTCACTTTATAAAAAGTTTCGCGGCGCAGCAGGAGTTTATAAAAAGCCAGGCAGGCCAGCAGGATCAAAGCGACATTAATAATATATGGCAGTATCATGAGTTGTCTGTTTTAATCATGTTAAGAATTTCTTTCAGTTCGGCTTCAGATAGTTTTTGTTCTTTGGCAAAGAAGGCCAGCATCCGCGGGTAGGAATTATCAAAATATTCTTTCACGATATCTTTCATTGCATGCTTCTGGTATTGTTCCCGGCTGATGATGGGGAAGTAGCTGTACACATTGCCAATGGTATCATGATCCAGGAAACCTTTTTCTTCCAGTATCTTCACCATAGTGGCCACACTATTATAATGTGGTTTCGGATCCGGCAGGTGAGGGATCACTTCTTTAATGAATGCTTTACCCAGGTCCCAATACACCTGCATGATCTGTTCTTCTCTTTTAGCCAGCTTTATCATCTTTAAAAATTGTTTTCACAATGTTACTACTAATTCATTAGGAGAACAACTAATTTATTAGGAATAGCCGAATTGACCGATACCAATTGCTATTAAACCAGTTAAATTACAGGTAGTTACGTGGTTTGAAATTATTTCTTAAAACTGCAAAAAGCAGGGATGAGTGGAAATGTTTGTATGAAAGGAGAATAATTATGTAGTCGGCTGTGGTACTGCAATTAAGCTTTTGTTGCGTCACACACTTGCACTTATTCAACTCTATTCATGAATTGTTGCAATAGCCTGCTCCAGAAGGAAGAGAAAGG
This window contains:
- a CDS encoding WG repeat-containing protein, with translation MIMKKYLLMSTVLLFSLSMNSQQTGFKAAKWEKEYDNVDACTCGLAKVEKNGKHGFVTEEGKLVVPLIYDEALAFSEGKAAVMIGNKWGYIDSTGKELLKLQFTDASSFSEGMAKVTLNEKCGFVDETGKLVIDIQYNNASHFKEGLAAVSNAKARWGYIDKTGAIVIPFAYSFAMEFADSKAQVMKEGKWSSIDKKGNAMKDE
- a CDS encoding glycerate kinase, translated to MQVLIAPNAFKNSLSAADAATAIKEGLLQSDLSCECICFPVGDGGDGTAELIIQHCKGAVFNAGVNDPFGRKINAEYGLIDNYKTAVIEMANASGLRLLKPEEYDPLHATSFGTGELLKHALDKKVNKIILCIGGSATVDGAAGILQALGIRFLNKYGDELNNLPERMNELETIDLSGLDKRVLNCKLVVLCDVENILLGKEGAANVFGPQKGAGLADIIKLEVALTRLRDIVMQQTGRDISTLKHGGAAGGVAASLSAMLNAELVNGIENFLSITGFENALKNVDLVITGEGSIDIQTLQGKGPFGVAKMAKQKGIPVIGLAGKVPLEKSPQLQQYFDVLLSINNEPVDLAKAMMNTKHNLERTAKEIGNMLAMQLLPQKKL
- a CDS encoding GntP family permease codes for the protein MTNSFAQVLIFLLAGIVVIILLTTRWRVHPFFALLIACFLVGLGVQMDIATILGTIKSGFGHIMQSLGLIIVLGTTLGVLLEHSGCTKVMANYILKKTGEKKAPLAMSITGFIVGLPVFCDSGYIVLSGLNQSLAKRTGISVAIMATSLATGLYAVHCLLPPHPGAAAAAVTIGVNFGKLISIGIAVAIPGMIAGYLWARYAGKKVPHVTAEAEHITTHTALPNPFMAFLPVIVPVLLIAVNSFFALEKNSGNILQRIFAVLGEPVIALSVGILLVFATVRSWTKQAVSKLLQEGVEKAGGILVIIGAGGAFGAVLAATKIGEHFGQSLNLGSMGIFFPFLLTFMLKTAQGSSTVAIITAASIIQPLLPALGLDTETGKLLCVLSMGAGSMMISHANDAYFWVISKFSGLDMKPMLKVYSVATIWMGLVTLLVIYILSLFLL
- a CDS encoding general stress protein CsbD, with the protein product MNAISIKLQTPWEEVKERMKENDLRLTDADLMYEPGHEEELLIRLEKIMNKTRPEVIAYIESISANEGLAG
- a CDS encoding KTSC domain-containing protein — its product is MPSSVVAAMKYDAKASKLRVIYTSGNIYDYKEVSEKVYNEMKKASSKGAFLNKQIKPNYDFEKIK
- a CDS encoding M56 family metallopeptidase translates to MILPYIINVALILLACLAFYKLLLRRETFYKVNRYMLIICLGIAFALPLLQVPAGFSLRKVNRVNGVNGELSMVNEQQSIDNGQPAKNSQQPTVNTLPIVNNDKPSATSKETAIAHSPFTIDKLMGWLFWIYWFGVIVFAASFIFQLVLLLWRAYRNPVIIDGPYRIVEVSGDKAPCSFGNTIFINPSKYEWETYNQILMHEKVHIREKHTIDIVVAELLLIFQWFNPFAWIYRREIESNLEFLTDDQLMQREKLDKKRYQLSLVQVSAPHLPLSLTTNYNQSILKTRIAMMNKKRSNLHTAWKYFFLLPVFAFLACLLNEPVAKAQTSNGKSDPDNYRESNVKGETKNHGMETQGYWFAVIKDDKVNIRFSDEKMENENWDLKSGHSFNGSTFKLSELGTLPKGTSGTFNITREAGKMEMTGKFEGSTGMGTYKFVANKAYVDYMNKELKETLDDDDQMAFFFINIKKEFLTMLRSEGYKDVTKDDLIPVAALGIDKAYISSIRNNGFKDISLEDLVPLKALGVDEKYIKEIRSEYKDISTDQLVSFKAQGIDKAYIKSVRDMKSDKGEKGDKGSKDDPDDMVSYKAMNITPEFVNSFKAVGMTNVPHDELVAFKAVGVTPEYVKSWYDKGYKDINPEEFVGMKSQNVTPEYMKSFTDMGYKDIKPEDLVAFKALGITPEYVKSFETAGYKMTDLENVTALKAQGITPEYIKSFEAAGFKDISLDDIVAVKALGVTPEYIKDMRAKGFNYDKLQKYVTLKSID
- a CDS encoding BlaI/MecI/CopY family transcriptional regulator, with protein sequence MIKLAKREEQIMQVYWDLGKAFIKEVIPHLPDPKPHYNSVATMVKILEEKGFLDHDTIGNVYSYFPIISREQYQKHAMKDIVKEYFDNSYPRMLAFFAKEQKLSEAELKEILNMIKTDNS